One window from the genome of Acidihalobacter ferrooxydans encodes:
- a CDS encoding tetratricopeptide repeat protein: MSIADAYAGTPRVSAPPPQLAEARRRLQAGDLAGARALYLELIDQPQLTPLCLHDLGLVAALQGQHARAAGLFRQTLRLDPNRLEAYANLAVACEHSGDLPGLLAAWLEHGNALVNLGQRREAVELYRRLLDREPRHYAAAVNLGNSLAWLGEGEEAAHWLSHALHLLARTGAPLGALLEVIEARGGEAFPLDGQPPPDGLPVGPLDEGENALTTLARLLAERGFAEDALACHARIVQEVPGYAQGHWNYGLALLTEYDYARGWREYEWRWRWPEFPEFHRRLPLPVWPGGDPQGQHLLVWTEQGYGDAIQFLPLASRLLEQGARVTVETPQPLVRLFAANLPDIPVIARPERPDQPVEGEFDAMVPLMGLPFRLNLRVDALPLATHYLKPLPEDQAVWAERLADRTGLKVGLVWAGRAAHTNDARRSLAFDALAPLLEIPGVSWHSLQVGPASRQIECLEAVRDLAAQFKDFADTAAAIAALDLVIAVDTGVAHLAAAQGKPVWLLLPTPGDWRWGRETETTPWYPSVRIFRQARPGDWQETIARLRKALAQWAARR; encoded by the coding sequence ATGAGCATCGCCGACGCCTATGCCGGCACGCCCCGTGTCAGCGCTCCGCCGCCGCAACTCGCCGAGGCGCGCAGGCGTCTGCAGGCCGGCGATCTGGCCGGCGCGCGGGCGCTGTATCTGGAACTGATCGACCAGCCTCAGCTGACTCCCCTTTGTCTGCACGACCTGGGCCTGGTTGCCGCGCTGCAGGGCCAGCACGCGCGCGCCGCCGGCCTGTTCCGCCAGACCCTGCGCCTGGATCCGAACCGCCTGGAAGCCTATGCCAACCTCGCCGTGGCCTGCGAACACAGCGGCGATCTGCCCGGCCTGCTCGCCGCCTGGCTGGAGCATGGCAATGCCCTGGTCAACCTCGGCCAGCGCCGCGAGGCCGTCGAGCTCTATCGGCGCCTCCTGGACCGCGAACCGCGGCACTATGCCGCCGCCGTCAACCTCGGCAACTCGCTCGCCTGGCTGGGCGAGGGCGAGGAAGCCGCGCACTGGCTGAGCCATGCGCTGCATCTCCTCGCGCGCACCGGCGCCCCGCTCGGCGCGCTGCTGGAGGTGATCGAGGCGCGCGGGGGCGAGGCCTTCCCCCTCGACGGCCAGCCGCCGCCGGACGGACTGCCGGTCGGACCGCTGGACGAGGGCGAGAATGCGCTGACCACCCTGGCCCGGCTGCTAGCCGAGCGCGGCTTTGCCGAAGACGCGCTGGCCTGCCATGCGCGCATCGTGCAGGAAGTGCCCGGTTACGCCCAGGGTCACTGGAACTATGGCCTGGCCCTGTTGACCGAATACGACTACGCACGCGGCTGGCGCGAATACGAGTGGCGCTGGCGCTGGCCGGAGTTCCCCGAGTTCCACCGCCGCCTGCCGTTGCCGGTGTGGCCCGGCGGCGATCCGCAAGGCCAACACCTGCTGGTATGGACCGAGCAGGGCTATGGGGATGCCATCCAGTTTCTGCCCTTGGCATCGCGCCTGCTCGAACAAGGGGCGCGCGTCACCGTTGAGACGCCCCAGCCGCTGGTGCGCCTGTTCGCGGCCAACCTGCCGGACATCCCGGTCATTGCGCGCCCGGAGCGCCCCGACCAGCCGGTGGAAGGCGAGTTCGACGCCATGGTGCCGCTGATGGGGTTGCCGTTCCGGCTGAACCTTCGCGTCGACGCTCTGCCGCTGGCCACGCACTACCTCAAGCCCCTGCCCGAAGACCAGGCGGTGTGGGCCGAACGCCTGGCCGACCGCACCGGCCTCAAGGTCGGCCTCGTCTGGGCCGGACGCGCGGCGCACACCAACGACGCGCGCCGTTCGCTGGCCTTCGACGCACTCGCGCCGCTGTTGGAGATACCCGGCGTGTCCTGGCATTCACTGCAGGTGGGGCCGGCCAGCCGGCAGATCGAATGCCTCGAGGCGGTGCGCGACCTCGCGGCGCAGTTCAAGGATTTTGCCGACACCGCCGCGGCCATCGCGGCGCTGGATCTGGTGATCGCCGTGGATACCGGCGTAGCGCACCTGGCCGCGGCGCAAGGCAAGCCGGTGTGGCTGCTGCTGCCCACGCCCGGCGACTGGCGCTGGGGGCGGGAGACCGAGACCACGCCGTGGTATCCCTCGGTGCGGATCTTCCGTCAGGCCCGCCCCGGGGACTGGCAAGAGACCATCGCGCGCCTGCGCAAGGCTCTGGCCCAGTGGGCGGCACGTCGTTAA
- a CDS encoding tyrosine-type recombinase/integrase encodes MLQPGYDIRTVQALLDHRHAETTMRYTHVLNKGGCGVVSPLYA; translated from the coding sequence TTGCTGCAACCGGGCTATGACATACGTACGGTACAGGCGTTGCTGGACCATCGGCATGCCGAAACGACGATGCGTTATACGCATGTGCTGAACAAGGGCGGGTGCGGGGTGGTCAGTCCGCTGTATGCATAG
- a CDS encoding lysylphosphatidylglycerol synthase domain-containing protein, whose translation MNAPRRLWRVLAQPKIALPLLLTAGLLAAAAGLSDLPLVFERIGQIPIRLLLLTLLLAAAYLLLKAVQFHYFLHDLGIPSHWRNLSLAYAIGELTLAFPMGIYAQNYLLLRLNGSRPSRSAAATTLMLMLETAMLLFTLALTGVRGWPWLRLAAIGCLLGLIAFLALITRSHRLRRAIAGALLRLHLPVRPYLHFVRSLRILSSGAALLRHGYLTALYLAALIGAFYVIAHGVGVPQISVHESAGIYAFSLTAALLLGSVTSQLGVVEVAGMGAAHAFGFDYTEGLAMLLGFRLVWTACIWLLCLPVVLRFKRDLNASPPT comes from the coding sequence GTGAACGCGCCTCGTCGTCTGTGGCGCGTACTCGCACAACCGAAAATCGCGCTGCCACTGTTGCTCACCGCCGGCTTGCTTGCTGCGGCCGCCGGCCTGTCCGATCTCCCGCTCGTGTTCGAGCGCATCGGCCAGATTCCGATACGCCTCCTGCTGCTCACACTCCTGCTGGCCGCCGCCTACCTCCTGCTGAAAGCCGTGCAATTTCACTACTTCCTGCACGATCTCGGCATTCCCAGCCACTGGCGCAACCTCTCGCTGGCTTACGCAATCGGCGAGCTGACCCTCGCCTTCCCGATGGGCATCTATGCGCAGAACTACCTGCTGCTCCGGCTGAACGGCTCGCGGCCATCGCGTTCTGCGGCCGCGACCACGCTCATGCTCATGCTTGAAACGGCCATGCTGTTGTTCACCCTGGCGCTCACCGGCGTACGCGGCTGGCCGTGGCTGCGCCTGGCCGCCATCGGCTGCCTGCTCGGACTGATCGCCTTCCTCGCCCTCATCACCCGCTCACATCGCCTGCGCCGCGCCATCGCCGGCGCACTGCTACGGCTACATTTGCCCGTGCGCCCCTACCTGCACTTCGTGCGCAGCCTGCGCATCCTGTCCAGTGGCGCCGCGCTGCTGCGCCACGGCTACCTCACAGCGCTCTACCTCGCCGCGCTGATCGGCGCCTTCTACGTCATCGCGCACGGCGTCGGCGTGCCGCAGATCAGCGTGCATGAAAGCGCCGGCATCTACGCCTTTTCCCTGACCGCCGCGTTGCTGCTCGGCTCCGTCACGAGCCAGCTTGGCGTGGTCGAAGTCGCCGGTATGGGCGCGGCCCATGCCTTCGGGTTCGATTACACCGAAGGGCTCGCCATGCTGCTCGGCTTCCGCCTCGTCTGGACCGCCTGCATCTGGCTCCTGTGCCTGCCCGTGGTGCTGCGATTCAAGCGCGACCTCAACGCATCGCCCCCCACCTGA
- a CDS encoding 1-acyl-sn-glycerol-3-phosphate acyltransferase, with translation MNHSTVRRQAPTDRREGRLGLSHAAGLVLGMLIIRGLQAVFRTEVHGAEHLRHAPGALVLSNHRRDSDGPLLGGVLMHPEGLRFKGVEPFFIAREDLFRPGFLGQYLQDYPRPLRLLRHLPLAGALSAIQLRPLRRIPEYSLGEVLTDVLEQLGDRPLAQTLRPAWVQRVAHALGRDAAVLRVSDALRAPRALRYQTHAFRRLTRATFRALLPYQRSVIAGQLQAFAHLVEDGATILLEPEGRISPDGRFHRPRQALHYLLNASTRTPHILPVAITYDFMRPGRTRVLVRFGPPLHGLSGQSRRATDATVARAVLGLWTVCASQLTGYYLLHHDAPTTRDALSAALAHWFTEIAQRCARLGVPLDPLLADPKGRQRRARECAAWSLRARPDRTRLEYLDRELNAIASAHPGLLDGDTAQ, from the coding sequence ATGAACCACAGCACCGTCCGCCGGCAGGCGCCAACCGACAGACGCGAGGGCCGACTCGGCCTTTCACACGCGGCCGGCCTCGTGCTCGGCATGTTGATCATCCGCGGCCTGCAAGCCGTGTTTCGCACCGAGGTCCACGGCGCCGAACACCTGCGCCACGCGCCGGGCGCGCTCGTGCTTTCCAATCACCGCCGCGACAGCGATGGCCCGCTGCTCGGCGGCGTGCTGATGCACCCCGAAGGGCTGCGCTTCAAGGGCGTCGAACCCTTTTTCATCGCACGCGAAGACCTGTTCCGCCCCGGTTTTCTGGGGCAGTACCTGCAAGACTACCCGCGCCCACTGCGCCTGCTGCGCCACCTCCCGCTGGCCGGCGCGCTCAGTGCCATTCAGTTGCGCCCACTGCGTCGGATTCCCGAATACAGCCTCGGCGAAGTGCTCACCGACGTGCTCGAACAACTCGGCGATCGGCCCCTGGCGCAGACCCTGCGCCCGGCCTGGGTCCAACGCGTGGCCCATGCGCTGGGCCGCGACGCGGCGGTGCTGCGCGTGTCCGACGCCCTGCGCGCACCGCGCGCGCTGCGCTATCAAACCCATGCCTTCAGGCGACTCACGCGCGCCACATTCCGCGCCCTTCTGCCCTATCAGCGCAGCGTCATCGCCGGGCAATTACAGGCCTTTGCCCATCTCGTCGAAGATGGCGCGACCATCCTGCTCGAACCCGAGGGGCGGATCTCGCCCGACGGGCGCTTCCATCGCCCGCGCCAGGCGCTGCATTACCTGCTCAATGCCTCCACGCGCACCCCGCACATCCTGCCGGTCGCCATCACATACGATTTCATGCGTCCGGGGCGCACGCGCGTGCTGGTGCGCTTCGGCCCGCCCCTGCACGGGCTCTCCGGGCAATCACGGCGCGCCACCGACGCCACGGTGGCCCGCGCCGTGCTAGGGCTGTGGACCGTCTGCGCCTCCCAGCTCACCGGCTATTATCTGCTGCACCACGATGCGCCCACCACGCGCGATGCCCTCAGTGCCGCGCTGGCGCACTGGTTCACCGAAATCGCCCAGCGCTGCGCGCGGCTGGGCGTCCCGCTCGACCCGCTGCTCGCGGACCCCAAAGGCCGGCAACGACGTGCCCGCGAGTGCGCCGCCTGGAGCCTGCGCGCCCGCCCTGATCGCACCCGGCTCGAATACCTCGACCGCGAGCTCAACGCGATCGCCAGCGCGCATCCCGGCCTGCTCGATGGCGATACCGCCCAGTGA
- a CDS encoding ABC-type transport auxiliary lipoprotein family protein, producing MTYTSRLIAAALPFALVLGGCALNPGHPWTDYTLPAAAPTTSPPPAQRAAAVLRVDPIAAPAWLDTRNMYYRLDYHNAAEVLAYSESRWQAPPPEMLRGILVEHLAGSGDWKAVLGSSDSAQANYALHLRLLAFEQDFSSPQTSAGVLRIRASLIDLKNDAVRAQKTFDYHVPASAANARAGAAALAHAGDVLAQQLQRWLLEVR from the coding sequence ATGACCTACACATCACGCCTCATCGCCGCCGCCCTGCCGTTCGCCCTTGTGCTGGGCGGCTGCGCGCTCAATCCCGGCCACCCCTGGACCGACTACACCCTGCCCGCAGCCGCGCCGACGACCTCGCCGCCGCCCGCGCAACGCGCCGCCGCCGTGCTCCGCGTCGATCCCATCGCCGCGCCCGCCTGGCTGGACACCCGCAACATGTACTACCGCCTCGACTACCACAACGCGGCCGAAGTTCTGGCCTACAGTGAGTCGCGCTGGCAGGCGCCGCCACCGGAGATGTTGCGCGGCATCCTCGTCGAACATCTCGCCGGCAGCGGCGACTGGAAAGCCGTTCTCGGCAGCAGTGACTCGGCGCAAGCCAACTACGCCTTGCACCTGCGCCTGCTCGCCTTCGAACAGGATTTTTCCAGCCCTCAGACTAGCGCCGGTGTACTGCGCATCCGCGCCTCGCTGATCGACCTCAAGAACGACGCAGTGCGCGCGCAGAAAACCTTCGACTATCATGTTCCGGCCAGTGCCGCCAACGCCCGTGCCGGCGCCGCCGCCCTTGCCCATGCGGGTGATGTGCTGGCGCAGCAACTGCAGCGTTGGCTGCTGGAGGTGCGCTGA
- a CDS encoding MlaD family protein, which translates to MEDRSHALIALAFLAIFGIGSIALFMWVSHGPKEDRYYDIVTTHSAGGVQPQAGVYFKGLQVGSVKSLNFDPQDPRKVIIHIAVYPKAYITHATYATFSFGGITGMSNVDLHVAANGDTTPLATSATHPARIPLRSGMLASLEKSGKLDMKRVGSILNRVNDLLNASNRKQVAQLLDNLNTASARLATLERQLQPTLKSLPQLSAQLKELLAATRRLETRAQQPLAAATTTARAVTRLSNSGTRTLSGINNLEPRINVLVGRLNRTITEVQQLTHELNSQPQSLVFGPSSRRPGPGEPGFHAPSTQ; encoded by the coding sequence ATGGAAGACCGATCCCACGCACTCATCGCACTTGCCTTTCTCGCCATCTTCGGCATCGGTTCGATAGCGCTTTTCATGTGGGTCAGCCATGGCCCGAAGGAAGACCGCTACTACGACATCGTCACCACGCATAGCGCCGGCGGCGTTCAGCCCCAGGCGGGCGTCTATTTCAAGGGTTTGCAGGTCGGCAGCGTCAAAAGCCTGAACTTCGACCCGCAGGACCCGCGCAAGGTCATTATCCATATCGCCGTCTACCCGAAGGCCTACATCACCCACGCCACCTACGCCACTTTCAGCTTCGGCGGCATCACCGGCATGAGCAACGTCGATCTGCACGTCGCCGCCAACGGCGACACCACGCCGCTGGCCACCAGCGCCACCCATCCGGCGCGGATTCCACTGCGCAGCGGCATGCTCGCCTCGCTCGAAAAGTCCGGCAAGCTCGATATGAAACGCGTCGGAAGCATCCTCAACCGCGTCAATGACCTGCTCAATGCCAGCAATCGCAAACAGGTCGCGCAGTTGCTCGACAACCTCAACACGGCCAGCGCGCGCCTCGCCACGCTGGAGCGCCAGCTCCAACCGACTCTCAAGTCCCTGCCGCAGCTCAGCGCCCAGCTCAAGGAGCTTCTCGCCGCCACCCGCCGGCTGGAAACCCGTGCGCAACAACCGCTGGCCGCAGCCACCACCACCGCCCGCGCGGTCACCCGTCTGAGCAACAGCGGTACGCGCACGCTGTCCGGGATCAATAATCTCGAACCGCGTATCAACGTGCTGGTCGGCCGCCTGAACCGGACCATCACCGAAGTCCAGCAACTCACCCACGAGCTCAACTCGCAGCCCCAGAGCCTCGTCTTCGGCCCCTCGTCGCGCCGCCCAGGCCCCGGCGAACCGGGCTTCCACGCACCGTCTACGCAGTGA
- a CDS encoding ABC transporter ATP-binding protein gives MNEASENIIAVRKLTTQLGKRVIHRDLDLEVRRGEVMGLIGSSGGGKTVLLQHIIGLLRQVSGSIELFGEPIEKMTAEEFRYITLRWGVLFQQGALFSALTVFDNVAFPFRELKKYGEGVDEDTLRELVFLKLQMAGLEAKDAWKYPAELSGGMVKRAALARALALDAELLFLDEPTSGLDPIRSAEFDSLLLELRQEMQLSALLVTHDLDSLALLCDRIAILDEGKVLITGTLEEVAHFDHPFVKEFFKTRPGEERRLRSIRN, from the coding sequence ATGAACGAGGCGTCCGAAAACATCATTGCCGTCAGGAAACTCACCACACAGTTGGGAAAACGCGTCATCCACCGCGATCTGGACCTCGAAGTGCGCCGCGGCGAGGTCATGGGGCTGATCGGCAGCAGTGGCGGCGGCAAGACCGTGCTGCTGCAACACATCATCGGCCTGCTGCGTCAGGTTTCCGGCAGCATCGAATTGTTCGGCGAGCCGATAGAGAAAATGACAGCCGAAGAATTCCGCTATATCACCCTGCGCTGGGGCGTGCTGTTTCAGCAAGGCGCCCTGTTCAGCGCGCTCACCGTGTTCGACAACGTGGCCTTCCCGTTTCGCGAACTCAAAAAATACGGCGAGGGCGTGGATGAAGACACCTTGCGCGAACTCGTCTTTCTGAAACTGCAAATGGCCGGCCTGGAAGCCAAAGATGCCTGGAAATACCCGGCGGAGCTCTCCGGCGGCATGGTCAAGCGGGCGGCCCTGGCGCGCGCCCTGGCGCTGGATGCCGAACTGCTGTTTCTCGACGAACCCACCTCGGGGCTGGACCCCATCCGCTCCGCCGAGTTCGACTCGCTGTTGCTGGAGCTGCGCCAGGAAATGCAGCTCAGCGCCCTGCTCGTGACCCACGATCTCGACAGCCTGGCGCTGCTGTGCGACCGCATCGCCATTCTCGACGAAGGCAAAGTACTGATCACCGGCACACTGGAAGAAGTGGCGCACTTCGATCACCCCTTCGTCAAGGAATTCTTCAAAACCCGACCTGGCGAGGAACGCCGCCTGCGTTCCATTCGCAACTAA
- a CDS encoding MlaE family ABC transporter permease, which translates to TLGLAMLRELGPVITGLIVVGRTGSTITASIASMHLTEETKALRVYGNTPSQRLVLPNVIGMAISIPLLVVWADFLGILGGMLTSQISLGVSYQLFLSRLPVSVPWVNFWIGMGKGMLFGLIIATVASHFGLKAKPSTQSLQQETTNAVVTSLALILLIDSIMGALMTNIGLS; encoded by the coding sequence AAACCCTGGGGCTGGCCATGCTGCGCGAACTGGGCCCGGTCATCACCGGCCTGATCGTGGTCGGGCGCACCGGTTCGACCATCACTGCCAGCATCGCCAGCATGCACCTGACCGAGGAGACCAAGGCCTTGCGCGTGTACGGCAACACGCCCAGCCAGCGCCTGGTGCTGCCGAACGTCATCGGTATGGCGATCAGCATCCCCTTGCTGGTGGTGTGGGCCGACTTTCTGGGCATTCTCGGCGGTATGCTGACCTCCCAGATCAGCCTCGGCGTGAGCTATCAACTCTTCCTGTCGCGCCTGCCAGTATCCGTGCCCTGGGTCAATTTCTGGATCGGCATGGGCAAGGGCATGCTGTTCGGCCTCATCATCGCCACCGTCGCCAGCCATTTCGGGCTCAAAGCCAAACCCAGCACCCAGAGCCTGCAACAGGAAACCACCAACGCGGTCGTGACCAGCCTCGCCCTGATCCTGCTGATCGACTCGATCATGGGCGCCTTGATGACCAACATCGGATTGAGCTGA
- the hpnA gene encoding hopanoid-associated sugar epimerase, which translates to MNMHSAVIPRTTLITGANGFVGSAVARDLLAHGHRVRVLVREGSDRRNLDGLPVEIVPGDLLDVHSLDAALDGCDALFHVAAAYRLWTPDPDLLYRVNVDGTRLLMEAALRAGVERIVYTSSVATLGLRSDGQPADETTPVMLADMIGHYKRSKYLAEEALSRMVETHALPAVIVNPSTPVGPRDIRPTPTGRLIRDAATGRMPAYVDTGLNIVHVDDVAAGHRLAFEHGRPGERYVLGGENLTLREILVHIAVLSGRQPPRLRLPHAAVLPVAHIAEAWARLTRGAEPQVTVDGIRLARKQMFFSSAKAERELGYTHRPAAEALADAVRYYLSHLSETSK; encoded by the coding sequence ATGAACATGCACAGTGCCGTCATCCCGCGCACGACGCTGATCACCGGCGCAAACGGCTTCGTCGGTTCCGCCGTGGCGCGCGACCTGCTTGCCCATGGTCACCGCGTGCGCGTACTGGTGCGGGAGGGCTCCGACCGACGCAACCTTGACGGCCTGCCCGTGGAGATCGTGCCCGGCGACCTGCTCGACGTGCATTCGCTGGACGCCGCACTCGACGGCTGCGACGCGCTGTTCCACGTAGCCGCCGCCTACCGCCTGTGGACGCCCGACCCGGACCTGCTCTACCGCGTCAATGTCGACGGCACCCGCCTGCTCATGGAAGCCGCGCTGCGCGCTGGCGTCGAGCGCATCGTCTACACCAGCAGCGTGGCCACGCTCGGACTGCGCAGCGACGGCCAACCCGCCGACGAAACCACCCCGGTCATGCTCGCCGACATGATCGGTCATTACAAACGCTCCAAATACCTGGCCGAAGAAGCGCTTTCCCGCATGGTCGAAACGCACGCCCTGCCGGCGGTCATCGTCAATCCCTCCACGCCGGTCGGCCCGCGCGACATCAGACCCACGCCGACCGGGCGCCTGATCCGCGACGCCGCCACCGGACGCATGCCGGCCTATGTCGACACCGGCCTGAACATCGTGCACGTTGACGATGTCGCCGCCGGCCACCGGCTCGCCTTCGAACACGGCCGCCCCGGCGAGCGCTACGTACTCGGCGGCGAAAATCTCACGCTGCGCGAAATACTCGTACACATCGCCGTACTATCCGGACGCCAGCCACCGCGACTGCGCCTGCCGCACGCTGCCGTGCTGCCCGTGGCCCATATTGCCGAAGCCTGGGCCCGACTGACCCGTGGCGCGGAACCGCAAGTGACCGTCGACGGCATCCGCCTGGCCCGTAAGCAGATGTTTTTCAGCAGCGCCAAGGCCGAGCGCGAACTCGGCTACACGCACCGTCCCGCTGCCGAGGCGCTGGCCGACGCCGTCCGCTATTACCTCAGCCATCTCAGCGAAACCTCGAAATGA
- the shc gene encoding squalene--hopene cyclase codes for MKSEPIATEISLEKPYEWTGLRSDFATEGDDATARVNNDTALEHGLERAISALTHDQHADGYWCYELEADCTIPAEYILMMHFMDEIDAPLQERMARYLRRHQNEDGGWPLFEGGPADISCTVKAYYALKLAGDLPDAPHMRRARDCVLAAGGAARANVFTRIALAQFGQVPWRAVPFTPIEVMLFPRWFAFHLSKVAYWSRTVMVPLLILCSLKRMARNPHGIGVRELFITAPEEETDYFPVRSAANRVLIRLDAVGRRAERFIPRWLRRRAIARGEAWFTARLNGHGGLGAIFPAMVNAYEALDCLGYPADHPYRRTAREAIDKLLIEHADEAYCQPCVSPVWDSVLAALALQETGQARAIDAAERALQWLAGEQLLDAPGDWREQHPTLPGGGWAFQFRNDYYPDLDDTGAVGWAMYRSADARYTEARERAARWVAGMQSSNGGYGAFDADNTHDYLNEIPFADHGALLDPPTADVSARCAILLNYASRENPAYREPLSRVLEYLYAQQEEDGAWFGRWGTNYIYGTWSVLAALEVCGVDPQHPAIRRAVAWLKRAQRADGGWGETNLSYFEPELRGQADASTSFHTAWALLGLMAAGEAHAPEARRGIDHLLATQDTEGLWHEPQFSAPGFPRVFYLKYHGYSKYFPLWALARYRTLTGSAA; via the coding sequence ATGAAGTCCGAACCCATCGCGACAGAAATCAGCCTGGAAAAACCGTACGAATGGACAGGGCTGCGCTCCGACTTCGCCACTGAAGGGGACGACGCCACGGCGCGAGTCAACAACGACACCGCGCTCGAACACGGCCTTGAACGCGCGATCAGCGCACTGACACACGATCAGCACGCCGACGGCTACTGGTGCTACGAACTCGAAGCGGACTGCACCATTCCCGCCGAATACATACTCATGATGCATTTCATGGACGAAATCGACGCGCCGCTGCAAGAGCGCATGGCGCGTTATCTGCGTCGCCACCAGAACGAGGACGGTGGCTGGCCGCTGTTCGAGGGCGGCCCGGCCGACATCAGCTGCACGGTCAAGGCCTACTACGCCCTCAAGCTGGCCGGCGACTTGCCCGACGCGCCCCACATGCGCCGCGCCCGCGACTGCGTGCTCGCTGCCGGAGGTGCGGCGCGCGCCAACGTATTCACCCGCATCGCGCTGGCCCAGTTCGGCCAGGTGCCCTGGCGCGCCGTGCCGTTCACGCCCATCGAGGTCATGCTATTCCCGAGGTGGTTCGCCTTCCATCTCAGCAAGGTCGCCTACTGGTCGCGCACCGTCATGGTCCCGCTGCTGATCCTCTGCTCGCTCAAGCGCATGGCGCGCAACCCGCACGGCATCGGCGTGCGCGAACTTTTCATCACCGCGCCTGAGGAAGAAACCGACTATTTCCCCGTGCGTTCGGCCGCCAACCGGGTATTGATCCGGCTGGACGCCGTGGGCCGCCGCGCCGAGCGCTTCATCCCGCGCTGGCTGCGCCGCCGTGCCATCGCGCGCGGCGAAGCCTGGTTCACCGCCCGCCTCAACGGCCACGGCGGACTCGGCGCAATTTTCCCGGCGATGGTCAACGCCTACGAAGCGCTGGACTGCCTCGGCTACCCCGCCGATCACCCCTACCGGCGCACCGCCCGCGAAGCCATCGACAAACTGTTGATCGAGCACGCCGACGAAGCCTACTGCCAGCCCTGTGTCTCGCCCGTCTGGGACTCCGTGCTGGCCGCCCTCGCACTACAGGAAACCGGCCAGGCACGCGCCATCGACGCAGCCGAACGCGCCCTGCAGTGGCTGGCCGGCGAACAACTGCTCGACGCGCCCGGCGACTGGCGCGAGCAACATCCCACCCTGCCCGGCGGCGGCTGGGCCTTCCAGTTCCGCAACGATTACTACCCTGATCTCGACGATACCGGCGCGGTCGGCTGGGCCATGTACCGTAGTGCTGACGCCCGCTACACCGAAGCGCGCGAGCGCGCCGCGCGCTGGGTCGCCGGCATGCAATCGAGCAACGGCGGCTACGGCGCCTTCGATGCCGACAACACGCACGACTACCTCAACGAAATCCCCTTCGCCGACCACGGCGCCCTGCTCGACCCGCCCACCGCCGACGTCTCGGCGCGCTGCGCCATCCTGCTCAATTACGCCTCGCGTGAAAACCCGGCCTACCGCGAGCCGCTATCGCGCGTACTCGAATACCTCTATGCGCAACAGGAAGAAGACGGCGCCTGGTTCGGCCGCTGGGGGACCAACTACATCTACGGCACCTGGTCCGTGCTCGCCGCGCTGGAAGTCTGCGGCGTGGATCCACAGCACCCCGCGATCCGCCGCGCCGTAGCCTGGCTCAAGCGCGCCCAGCGCGCCGACGGCGGCTGGGGCGAGACCAACCTCAGCTATTTCGAACCCGAACTGCGCGGGCAGGCTGACGCCAGCACCTCGTTTCACACCGCCTGGGCGCTGCTCGGCCTGATGGCGGCCGGCGAAGCACACGCGCCGGAAGCGCGCCGCGGCATCGACCACCTGCTCGCCACGCAGGACACAGAAGGACTCTGGCACGAACCACAGTTCTCCGCACCCGGCTTCCCGCGTGTGTTCTATCTCAAGTATCACGGCTACAGCAAATACTTCCCGCTGTGGGCGCTGGCGCGCTACCGCACCCTGACCGGCAGCGCCGCATGA